The Denticeps clupeoides chromosome 5, fDenClu1.1, whole genome shotgun sequence genome includes a region encoding these proteins:
- the znf576.1 gene encoding zinc finger protein 576, tandem duplicate 1, with the protein MKQRAMEIMNGMTGELVPCQENMTVEENADSNFTEPAPLIETTLNSVAPTLVSLIPSHTEDTVTVPISESETPEDTTALMTMTETERLGQNNSTDPSELPAAVSVVSDRTDKDLQPNLHTSGGDTVRKKIPSKKDRMEPLKLDMTKLSLTPLSSSQLSLQCLECHIIFSDNKSKRRHLKMSHPAEYEQCMLGDSLFACYVCDRHFTCSTDLMAHQRAHTERQPFKCPICEEAFSRSSELTMHKKIHFSSHGYTCTDCGKPCKTLTLLKYHRRTHTGERPYVCKVCSKRFSMPKALQKHLESHKEDDLEDTGSRVTTTVKVQKKRTTGKPERKHACSLCNASFKTVKTQLHHMKRKHSCEDVVLTSVSAVTQQPTVTQAAMCPPTLCLQPSGEPLQRIDTIETEHIKRLIESLGNVKKVNQLFIYGVDQVPLQTGPVTQPIRLEVSPQSLQPVELKIIANEKKMVEIHKTKPQCKPLTSVGGGGHGDTLALSQTPAEETHLLEAQTEEQVGDKPETSQADLETVELELIPVDVDGSVIIEENCLFSSMVATKRVDDLMHTDEMEHVNDQLLDATADAAESSSVNPASLYENPHQRVEAFSDNKAQVKLMDANKSVPETEQPGSAQETVDSLQQVDTTQTEQSFENKEYGRGLEMGELPLDTSREPQGSAHEGGQLSRANTDSHIVEDSPHPQSFETDVQQSEPAAANVPSKCGTEIIRMAERKPEKKAKVKKQPTERLLNRKTGSKASVQQKSQVKDKPTKVSRTKKGHLMVQFGFAEKNGKSSKKHAHGSKSKGKVAKEVVEECSPGQGGNVKKLKKKKVVKCKKSKVLENAKADIDQACKSSDSVQINAQVEDQGPQVKSRKRKMKRHGGPDSTVTDEPEARPEMKSPSVTKKKKQQEKNPSPRKKTPEMRPKNKPHLMLKADDPVSAISDPINQQALLLLKGHKQPQLKVHKLDAPNTTKQLESVPSSPIHMKGHYNHETVILLKPTKGLKLKSRKKLGEKNSRKKAAEKTMKKAAQEKSPSLASSASVKTKPKPVRRRKSAPRNDMEIALSSPYSSRVIGCHDCGKSFSEVSALQEHMAAAHTLGCSQVIFSEDHVLVSKSNEMGTSVLPNVFGTQVTGGDWDIEIEMGEIGDKVEQRVSFPALNPSPSLPLSSAFEGECNEDGKYKSAACNELEPTAYPQRQNPASQEFTAFSQTPPASSAQSGQITDSDIKREMLLSVPTLEHAVMTAQMDLPETGKKLEMRDETVGLDSSVSTVEVLDRQKPNEHSQGDDLHSGSQNEISDLVHLVTNGKSATDLKASEEDPNPDAKKLEDAELQRKEEDKRGVARGRKRAGGRSRRGISKKRATGKGKTKETEPEKDECQIVYQLYPVMNDSEDREEDRSKLQPGNNHSHTNTNDLPKEQEEEVLELDLGNTTVVKVVKTEYEEIAEESGGQDRSEGSTSCILLERVLTSKESCERQSEESLPEMMTSQNQGFPVRGILVRQSSACEQQRGVQMFVVKEEDPLILNEPQSVTCQSHHEARDGQSSTAFGPDVPVHEGIGVRSKRLRNETSPVSSAGYQSREKQFIFFPVKEEEKELLLDPPERAETSVPSGSVPDGFVEIMAGSTRLGIHSSIYASTEEGEVVTKKQDTQALLQFLSQSSDTEHYDIFDSYPEAEVLVMSSFNGDQNCRNKPVCRQTISPYQNGSEVMSLGTYPKKPIDYFTQYFDWETWEIIASSTSKMSKLSTPVTAKEVAQFVGIHIAMGTLKFPCAELYWKDYTRVPLIADAMSASRVSELTQNLKLSSGQDASAGNVDEDRRPSKVTSSSTGDEENLETACTPTLRADPLSRVRVFIDKVRHGCQRLKQGGSHGIDQFPLPLRQHTNSPSHTLHHTAMISTCGLIVDFSLSLDDSEREDIVEKMVSSSGVHRNDGMVFLCKPELSTPSMLEHLLEAGVQSAGKVGGAKGQIGDEFISSDGKLKLFRCHHGFILSVAGKARPHSVSLVSGFDRALRATQFSMDLRGVYATPCLSPSPASWPLSVLWHLTDLSLVNSWLQYRNDQNYEQQPLSLMSFRLEVSKTLIQGSGSDAQESMPPHPPTPQWPKTAGTPGPAPVLEAPVPEAAVRYDGLGHWPEQLGEGEGGRCQFGGCERTSRVRCLKCCVFLCISRNHNCFLKFHNQGSS; encoded by the exons ATGAAGCAGAGAGCCATGGAGATCATGAATGGGATGACTGGTGAACTTGTGCCTTGTCAGGAAAATATGACAGTGGAAGAAAATGCAGACAGCAACTTTACAGAACCAGCTCCACTTATTGAAACAACATTAAATAGTGTTGCCCCCACATTGGTGTCCTTGATCCCTAGTCACACTGAGGATACAGTGACAGTGCCAATATCTGAGTCTGAAACCCCTGAAGATACAACAGCTTTGATGACTatgacagaaacagaaagactTGGGCAGAATAACAGCACAGATCCATCAGAGCTTCCAGCTGCAGTCAGTGTTGTGTCTGATCGAACTGACAAGGACTTACAGCCAAACCTCCACACCTCTGGTGGCGATACAGTCCGGAAGAAAATCCCTTCTAAGAAGGACAGAATGGAGCCACTAAAGTTGGATATGACCAAACTAAGTCTTACACCCCTATCTT CATCCCAGCTCTCTTTGCAGTGCCTGGAATGTCACATTATCTTCAGTGACAACAAGAGCAAGAGGCGTCACCTCAAAATGAGCCACCCAGCCGAGTATGaacagtgcatgctgggagattcACTTTTTGCTTGCTATGTCTGCGACCGACATTTCACGTGTTCCACTGACCTGATGGCACACCAGCGTGCCCACACAGAAAGGCAGCCCTTCAAGTGTCCCATCTGTGAGGAGGCCTTCAGCAGATCTTCTGAGCTCACTATGCATAAGAAGATCCACTTCAGCAGTCATGGCTACACCTGCACAGACTGCGGCAAGCCCTGTAAGACTCTCACCCTTCTTAAATACCATCGTCGCACACACACGGGCGAGAGACCTTATGTCTGCAAAGTGTGCAGCAAGAGGTTCAGCATGCCTAAAGCCCTGCAGAAACATTTAGAATCTCACAAGGAGGATGACTTGGAAGACACTGGAAGCAGAGTAACCACAACTGTAAAAGTGCAGAAGAAGAGAACTACCG GTAAACCAGAAAGGAAACATGCCTGCTCGTTGTGTAATGCATCGTTTAAGACCGTAAAGACGCAGCTTCACCATATGAAGCGCAAACACTCATGTGAAGATGTGGTGCTGACCAGTGTATCAGCTGTAACGCAGCAGCCAACCGTCACCCAGGCAGCAATGTGTCCACCAACTCTATGCCTACAACCATCTGGAGAGCCACTGCAACGGATTGATACGATTGAAACGGAACACATTAAAAGGCTGATTGAGTCTCTTGGAAATGTTAAGAAGGTGAATCAGTTGTTCATATATGGGGTGGATCAGGTACCTCTGCAGACTGGTCCTGTCACACAGCCAATTAGGTTGGAAGTGAGCCCCCAGTCTCTTCAGCCTGTGGAGTTAAAAATcattgcaaatgaaaaaaagatggTGGAGATACACAAGACCAAGCCTCAGTGTAAACCACTGACATCTGTAGGCGGTGGAGGACACGGCGACACCCTGGCACTTTCACAGACTCCAGCGGAAGAAACACATCTGTTAGAAGCACAAACAGAGGAGCAGGTGGGGGACAAACCTGAGACTTCACAAGCAGATTTAGAAACAGTGGAGTTGGAGCTGATTCCTGTTGACGTGGATGGATCGGTAATCATTGAGGAGAACTGTTTATTTTCTAGTATGGTTGCAACAAAAAGAGTTGATGATTTAATGCACACAGATGAAATGGAACATGTGAACGATCAACTTCTTGATGCAACTGCTGATGCAGCTGAATCCTCCTCTGTCAACCCAGCCTCTTTGTATGAAAATCCTCATCAGCGTGTGGAGGCTTTTTCTGATAACAAGGCACAAGTAAAATTAATGGATGCAAATAAGTCTGTTCCTGAAACCGAGCAGCCAGGATCAGCACAGGAAACTGTGGACTCTTTACAACAAGTGGACACAACACAGACGGAACAGTCGTTTGAAAACAAAGAATATGGTCGTGGACTGGAGATGGGGGAGCTGCCACTGGATACTTCTCGTGAGCCACAAGGATCTGCCCATGAAGGGGGACAGCTCAGTCGAGCAAACACAGATTCACATATTGTTGAAGATTCTCCACATCCACAGTCTTTCGAAACTGATGTACAACAGAGTGAGCCAGCAGCTGCTAATGTGCCATCCAAATGTGGTACGGAGATAATACGGATGGCTGAGAGGAAGCCTGAAAAGAAAGCTAAAGTCAAAAAGCAACCTACAGAACGCTTGCTGAACCGTAAAACTGGGAGCAAAGCTTCAGTGCAGCAGAAATCTCAGGTGAAGGATAAACCAACGAAGGTCTCAAGAACAAAGAAAGGTCATCTTATGGTGCAGTTTGGATTTGCcgagaaaaatggaaaaagctcAAAAAAGCATGCCCACGGATCGAAGAGTAAAGGAAAAGTGGCGAAAGAAGTTGTTGAAGAATGTTCTCCAGGCCAAGGTGGAAATgttaaaaagttaaagaaaaaaaaagttgtaaaatGCAAAAAGTCAAAGGTATTGGAAAATGCTAAAGCTGACATTGACCAGGCGTGTAAATCCAGTGATTCGGTGCAGATCAACGCTCAAGTAGAGGATCAAGGACCACAAGTGAAATCCcgaaaaaggaaaatgaaaaggCATGGTGGTCCTGACAGTACAGTGACAGATGAACCAGAGGCAAGGCCAGAAATGAAATCTCCATCTGTAACTAAGAAGAAGaagcaacaagaaaaaaatccatcacCCAGGAAGAAGACTCCAGAAATGAGACCAAAGAATAAACCACACTTaatgttaaaagcagatgatCCAGTCAGTGCCATTTCTGATCCGATAAATCAGCAGGCCCTTCTCCTACTGAAGGGCCACAAGCAGCCACAGTTGAAAGTTCATAAACTGGATGCTCCAAATACCACGAAACAACTAGAATCGGTGCCTTCAAGCCCGATTCACATGAAAGGCCACTATAATCATGAAACAGTGATACTCCTGAAACCGACTAAAGGTTTGAAACTGAAATCAAGAAAGAAACTGggtgaaaaaaacagcagaaaaaaggcAGCAGAAAAAACGATGAAAAAGGCTGCACAGGAAAAGTCACCGTCACTGGCGAGTTCTGCTTCTGTGAAGACCAAGCCGAAGCCTGTTCGAAGAAGGAAGTCTGCCCCGAGAAATGACATGGAGATAGCATTAAGCTCTCCTTACTCAAGTCGCGTTATTGGGTGCCATGACTGTGGTAAAAGTTTCTCGGAGGTGTCAGCCTTACAGGAGCACATGGCAGCTGCTCACACTCTTGGTTGTTCACAAGTCATTTTTTCTGAAGATCATGTCCTGGTTTCAAAGTCAAACGAAATGGGGACCTCTGTTCTCCCTAATGTGTTTGGGACGCAGGTAACTGGGGGAGACTGGGATATAGAAATAGAGATGGGGGAGATTGGGGACAAAGTAGAGCAAAGGGTGTCCTTCCCGGCCTTGAACCCATCGCcttctctgcctctttcttctGCATTTGAAGGGGAATGTAACGAAGATGGGAAATATAAAAGCGCTGCTTGTAATGAACTGGAACCCACTGCCTATCCTCAAAGGCAGAATCCAGCAAGTCAAGAGTTTACGGCATTTTCTCAAACTCCACCTGCTTCTTCAGCACAAAGTGGTCAGATCACGGATTCAGATATTAAGAGGGAGATGCTCCTTTCAGTACCAACACTGGAGCATGCAGTGATGACTGCACAGATGGACCTTCCGGAGACTGGAAAGAAGCTAGAGATGCGTGATGAAACAGTGGGTCTGGACTCCAGTGTAAGTACTGTTGAGGTTCTAGATAGACAGAAACCAAATGAACACTCTCAGGGTGATGATCTGCACAGTGGTTCTCAAAATGAAATCTCTGACCTGGTCCACCTGGTCACAAATGGCAAATCTGCTACAGACCTAAAGGCATCAGAAGAGGACCCAAACCCAGATGCAAAGAAATTAGAAGATGCTGAATTACAGAGGAAAGAAGAAGACAAAAGAGGAGTGGCACGAGGTAGGAAAAGGGCAGGTGGAAGGAGTAGAAGAGGCATCAGTAAAAAGAGGGCCACAGGAAAAggcaaaacaaaggaaacagagCCTGAAAAAGATGAATGTCAGATAGTTTACCAGCTCTACCCAGTAATGAATGATTCTGAAGATAGAGAAGAAGACAGAAGCAAGCTTCAGCCGGGTAAtaatcactcacacactaacacaAACGACTTGCCCAAAGAGCAAGAAGAGGAGGTTTTGGAGCTGGATTTGGGTAACACTACTGTGGTGAAAGTGGTGAAAACTGAATATGAAGAAATAGCAGAAGAATCTGGAGGCCAGGATAGATCTGAAGGAAGCACTTCATGCATTTTGTTGGAAAGGGTCCTTACATCCAAAGAATCTTGTGAAAGGCAGTCAGAGGAAAGCCTGCCTGAAATGATGACCAGCCAAAACCAA GGCTTCCCTGTAAGAGGAATCCTGGTGCGTCAGTCAAGTGCTTGTGAACAACAACGTGGCGTTCAGATGTTTGTGGTCAAGGAGGAGGACCCTCTTATTCTGAATGAACCCCAGTCTGTCACATGCCAAAGTCACCATGAAGCAAGAGATGGACAGTCTTCAACAGCTTTCG GGCCTGATGTCCCAGTGCATGAAGGAATTGGAGTACGGAGTAAGAGGTTAAGGAATGAGACTTCACCAGTGTCTTCTGCCGGGTACCAATCCCGTGAGAAACAGTTCATTTTCTTCCCAgtaaaagaagaagagaaggagcTCCTGCTTGATCCACCAGAGAGAGCAGAAA CATCTGTACCCAGTGGCTCGGTACCAGATGGATTTGTTGAAATCATGGCCGGATCAACACGGCTGGGAATACACTCTTCTATTTATGCCAGTACcgaagaag GTGAGGTGGTCACAAAGAAACAAGACACCCAAGCCCTTCTACAGTTCCTCTCACAGAGTTCTGATACAGAACACTACGACATTTTTGATTCTTACCCAGAGGCAGAAGTGCTTGTTATGTCCAGTTTCAATGGTGAtcaaaactgcagaaataagCCTGTTTGCAGACAGACTAT CTCGCCATATCAGAATGGCAGTGAAGTAATGAGTTTGGGAACTTACCCTAAGAAACCGATTGATTATTTCACCCAGTATTTTGACTGGGAGACATGGGAGATCATTGCCAGTTCCACCTCGAAAATGTCTAAACTTTCCACTCCAGTCACGGCGAAAGAGGTGGCTCAGTTTGTTGGAATTCATATTGCCATGGGAACTCTAAAG TTTCCATGTGCAGAGCTGTACTGGAAGGATTACACCAGGGTTCCCCTCATAGCTGATGCCATGTCAGCATCCCGAGTCTCAGAGTTAACTCAAAACCTGAAGCTCTCCAGTGGGCAAGATGCCTCAGCGGGTAACGTGGATGAAGACAGGAGGCCATCCAAGGTGACCAGCTCTTCAACAGGAGATGAAGAAAATCTTGAGACTGCATGCACTCCAACACTAAGAGCCGACCCCCTCAGCAGAGTGCGTGTTTTTATAGACAAGGTGCGGCACGGATGCCAAAGACTAAAGCAAGGAGGAAGCCATGGAATTGACCAGTTTCCATTGCCTTTAAGGCAACACACGAACAGTCCCTCCCACACACTCCACCACACTGCAATGATAAGTACTTGTGGTTTAATTGTGGACTTCAGTTTGAGCCTTGATGACTCTGAAAGGGAAGACATTGTTGAAAAAATGGTCTCGTCCTCGGGCGTACACAGGAACGATGGGATGGTGTTTCTCTGCAAGCCAGAGCTCTCCACCCCCTCCATGCTAGAGCATCTTCTGGAGGCCGGAGTCCAAAGCGCTGGCAAAGTTGGTGGGGCAAAGGGACAAATTGGTGATGAATTTATCAGCTCAGATGGCAAACTGAAATTATTCAGATGTCACCATGGCTTCATCCTGTCTGTTGCCGGAAAAGCACGGCCCCATTCAGTTTCTCTGGTCAGTGGCTTTGACCGGGCACTCCGAGCCACTCAGTTCAGCATGGACCTGCGCGGTGTTTACGCCACACCCTGCCTGTCCCCGTCACCTGCATCCTGGCCGCTGTCTGTTCTGTGGCACCTCACCGATCTCTCACTGGTGAACTCCTGGCTGCAGTACAGGAACGACCAGAATTACGAGCAGCAGCCTTTGTCCCTGATGTCCTTCAGATTGGAGGTATCGAAAACGCTAATCCAGGGCAGCGGCTCTGATGCGCAGGAGTCGATGCCCCCCCATCCGCCAACTCCACAATGGCCAAAAACCGCTGGGACGCCAGGGCCGGCTCCAGTCCTCGAGGCTCCTGTCCCAGAAGCTGCCGTACGTTACGATGGCCTCGGCCACTGGCCAGAGCAGCTTGGtgagggggaggggggcaggTGTCAGTTCGGAGGATGCGAGCGAACATCTCGGGTGCGGTGTTTGAagtgttgtgtgtttctgtgcatctCCCGCAACCACAACTGCTTCCTGAAATTCCACAATCAGGGGAGCAGCTAA
- the LOC114790876 gene encoding zinc finger protein 184: MTPEFTLDIQLTELGFCYGSSSTDKEAIVSSPSSSVVAAPCTTTPSKSPAPHIPVNKQLVSLSHPNHISQTTAVTHAGPFQNGEKTPTTDTPYKGPIANNQMDAHLNCVNYGLTETLEEPTTSHNTAERSVKIQAGSYKHVTILVNSADLNAKTAILQSDSMQKTLSTEEAGKGSEEEKTQPFARGPSSLDNTGQGTDVFLESSEETEEEEDDEEEVSEEEVKDDCNKDFGQSCEHHCNSCNLSFSSDFLLNDHMNLHTGVRPYSCTECGKRFCHQANYQAHLQTHAVSIRCQVCEARFPTEGDLKIHLENNHFENEFYQCDFCKRIFTYIEECQQHIDSHKEDVKQHASGIQSSCTENLTQPTESKCRRRSHQCTDCRRSFNRKNSLLRHCFSHLGLPPYTCVKCKCHFRQASLYHKHQCSFQKIECMACLCTFSNQTDFQTHKKETGCWGDLNAQPVKKDEIRCMECGQIFPGKDELKKHATSHQRVLKCSECGMGFRSSLLLMSHMGGHASQRPCLCQDCGLGFPHQQAFDLHLKHCGTEVPPKEVSKKEKASSFPMRKKPANKTLPSLAPKAPMKIPVKNPGVWTLTLNKKPDHEAPMVMLFPLPATPSENSSPKSQVLSVGPPDKGPQAGGKAMEQVSMAPSLEQGSASQYKLEGPVTRLKQLIAGSCASTVVKAMPEGPPAVSPTSNNVCVKMESQSTGAKESLETGFQSGSSLDTNVGSCNSVEVEITDDQRDELEESEGEPHECVTCGKIVMEGDLVQHYMEHAMQADSCAAEEPSAIKPRVKSSSTRSFSRSPPPPVSPPRKRLRPRKRP, encoded by the exons ATGACTCCTGAATTCACTCTTGATATTCAGCTGACGGAGCTGGGATTTTGCTATGGTTCTTCCAGCACAGATAAAGAGGCCATAGTTTCTTCTCCGTCAAGTAGTGTTGTGGCTGCCCCTTGTACTACGACGCCTTCCAAATCCCCTGCCCCACACATACCTGTAAACAAGCAGCTGGTTAGTCTCTCTCATCCCAATCATATCTCACAGACCACTGCCGTGACACATGCCGGTCCATTTCAGAATGGTGAAAAGACACCCACAACAGATACTCCATACAAAGGCCCCATTGCCAATAATCAAATGGATGCTCATCTGAATTGTGTTAATTATGGCCTTACAGAGACATTAGAAGAGCCAACAACATCACATAATACGGCAGAGAGGTCTGTAAAAATCCAAGCTGGTTCTTATAAACATGTGACTATATTAGTAAATTCTGCAGATTTGAACGCAAAGACAGCCATATTGCAGTCAGACTCGATGCAAAAGACTCTTTCCACTGAGGAAGCAGGGAAAGGATCTGAGGAGGAAAAAACTCAACCTTTTGCTAGAGGACCGAGCAGCCTAGATAATACTGGGCAAGGCACAGATGTGTTTCTGGAATCTTCTGAGGaaactgaggaggaggaggatgatgaagaagaggtCTCTGAAGAAGAAGTGAAAGATGACTGCAACAAAG ATTTCGGTCAGTCTTGTGAGCACCATTGCAACTCTTGCAACCTGTCTTTTTCTAGTGACTTCCTTCTCAATGATCACATGAACCTCCACACAGGAGTGCGACCTTACAGCTGTACCGAGTGTGGTAAGCGCTTTTGCCATCAGGCCAACTACCAAGCACACTTGCAAACCCATGCAGTGTCTATTCGCTGCCAGGTATGTGAAGCCAGATTTCCAACGGAGGGAGACCTTAAGATTCATTTAGAAAACAACCATTTTGAGAACGAGTTCTACCAGTGTGACTTTTGCAAACGAATATTCACATACATTGAGGAGTGCCAGCAACACATAGACTCCCACAAAGAAGATGTTAAACAGCATGCCTCTGGAATCCAGTCGAGTTGCACAGAGAACCTCACCCAGCCCACAGAGAGCAAGTGCAGGCGGCGTAGCCACCAATGTACCGACTGCAGAAGGAGCTTTAACCGAAAGAATTCCCTGCTGCGCCACTGCTTCTCACACCTCGGTTTGCCTCCGTACACTTGTGTCAAGTGCAAGTGCCACTTCCGCCAAGCATCACTGTACCACAAGCACCAGTGCAGTTTCCAGAAGATCGAGTGCATGGCTTGTCTCTGTACTTTCAGTAACCAGACTGACTTCCAGACACACAAGAAGGAGACTGGCTGCTGGGGGGATCTGAACGCCCAACCAGTGAAGAAGGATGAGATCCGGTGCATGGAGTGTGGGCAGATCTTCCCCGGAAAGGACGAGCTGAAGAAGCATGCCACCTCCCACCAGAGAGTGCTAAAGTGTTCGGAGTGTGGAATGGGGTTTCGCTCATCTCTGCTCCTCATGTCTCACATGGGTGGCCATGCCAGTCAGCGTCCCTGTCTCTGTCAGGACTGTGGTTTAGGTTTCCCCCATCAGCAGGCCTTTGACCTCCACCTCAAACACTGTGGTACAGAAGTCCCTCCTAag gaggtgtcaaaaaaagaaaaggcttcCTCATTTCCTATGAGAAAAAAACCTGCAAATAAGACTCTACCCTCTTTGGCCCCAAAGGCTCCTATGAAGATTCCTGTGAAGAACCCTGGAGTGTGGACTTTAACGTTAAATAAGAAGCCAGATCATGAAGCTCCAATGGTCATGTTGTTTCCTCTTCCTGCTACTCCATCAGAGAACTCAAGTCCAAAGTCTCAGGTCCTTTCTGTCGGTCCCCCAGATAAAGGGCCGCAGGCCGGTGGAAAGGCTATGGAGCAAGTCAGCATGGCTCCATCTCTTGAGCAGGGTTCTGCCTCCCAGTATAAATTAGAGGGACCAGTGACGCGCCTCAAACAGCTGATCGCTGGTAGCTGTGCGAGCACTGTGGTTAAGGCAATGCCAGAAGGTCCCCCTGCAGTTTCGCCAACTAGCAATAACGTTTGTGTGAAGATGGAGTCGCAGAGCACTGGAGCTAAAGAGTCGTTGGAGACGGGCTTTCAAAGCGGCTCAAGCCTGGATACGAATGTCGGATCCTGCAACAGTGTGGAGGTAGAAATTACAGATGATCAGAGAGATGAACTGGAGGAGTCTGAGGGGGAACCACATGAATGTGTGACTTGTGGCAAGATTGTTATGGAGGGTGATCTGGTCCAGCATTATATGGAGCATGCAATGCAAGCGGACAGTTGCGCAGCTGAGGAGCCGAGCGCGATAAAGCCGCGCGTCAAGTCCTCGTCCACTCGTTCCTTTTCCCGCTCGCCGCCCCCTCCTGTCAGCCCACCGCGGAAAAGGCTGAGGCCACGGAAAAGGCCTTGA
- the LOC114790807 gene encoding zinc finger protein 696, with protein MDKDRVSSSRGPCTWLEMQQFIGDLVASSTSTPGPPVKDFIQQEALRNAWETAGHEALGLKVLPHTHAATSRSTHGKGTPAYGQQHFPQTGEKSGQSRHESQQIQHSGCNCPGCPLSSSSNSPLTLQTLKPREQQAAPHHVRQAKDLNSVPVGLGISLGLGLALEEEASEPTGSSEITQSQHQDKGTNTHSPNHTQTCPPPPMPTFPCLCCHRGFQTCAQLLHHQQGTDIHLAHANQHFHHHCPLTSCLPCPRLRHTAQSPPPFPCLSCQRTFPTCAQLLRHQQGHAQQEGLQQHPCMHCNASFPRPSQLLQHQRTQHASKTGGFMCAECGRAFNSHSNLRIHLNVHTGARPYTCPECGKSFSQSGALKIHRRIHTGERPYTCAYCGRGFPHLAGVRAHQRTHTGEKPYRCSQCGKCFTQSGALKIHMRIHTGERPFVCSLCGKGFSNRSGIRFHHRTVHGIIPDPSLGGGSAGRPSLSLTSSSLAGHASASPTGSLSSNTCSSPSREPQDLSSTSVSVVSSQSSLRVEPDSGQSTGKSLREKGSHSKKQQGGREGKALPYACEDCGLRFPDAPSRNKHQALEHYSTDNREQEDTSLQAKEKGTEQA; from the exons ATGGACAAAGACAGAGTTTCTTCCAGC CGTGGACCGTGCACTTGGTTGGAGATGCAGCAGTTCATTGGTGATCTTGTGGCCTCCAGCACTTCAACCCCTGGTCCCCCTGTGAAAGACTTCATCCAGCAGGAAGCTCTGAGGAATGCCTGGGAGACAGCGGGCCATGAGGCGCTGGGCTTGAAAGTTCTCCCCCACACCCACGCTGCCACGTCCAGGAGCACCCATGGCAAAGGCACGCCCGCCTATGGTCAGCAACACTTTCCTCAGACTGGAGAGAAGAGTGGGCAATCAAGACACGAGAGTCAACAGA ttcagcaCAGTGGGTGCAATTGCCCAGGCTGCCCTCTctcttcatcatccaactctCCACTTACTCTCCAAACCCTGAAGCCGAGAGAGCAGCAGGCTGCGCCTCACCATGTGCGGCAGGCCAAAGATCTTAACTCCGTTCCTGTGGGCCTTGGAATTTCTCTGGGCTTGGGCCTGGCTCTGGAGGAGGAGGCCAGTGAGCCTACTGGCTCTTCTGAGATTACTCAGTCCCAGCACCAAGATAAAGGAACTAACACTCATAGTCCAAATCATACCCagacctgccctcctccaccgATGCCCACCTTCCCGTGTCTCTGCTGCCACCGTGGCTTCCAGACGTGTGCCCAGCTCCTGCATCACCAGCAGGGAACGGACATCCACCTGGCCCACGCCAACCAGCATttccaccaccactgccccctcacGTCCTGCTTGCCCTGCCCCCGGCTGCGTCACACCGCCCAGTCACCACCCCCCTTCCCCTGCCTCTCATGCCAGCGTACCTTCCCCACCTGTGCCCAGCTCCTGAGGCACCAGCAGGGCCATGCTCAGCAAGAAGGCCTCCAACAGCACCCTTGCATGCATTGCAATGCGTCCTTCCCTCGCCCCTCCCAGCTCCTGCAGCACCAGCGCACCCAGCATGCCTCCAAGACCGGGGGCTTCATGTGTGCCGAGTGTGGCCGTGCCTTCAACTCCCACAGCAACCTGCGCATACATCTCAATGTGCACACCGGGGCCCGACCTTACACCTGTCCGGAATGCGGTAAGAGTTTCAGCCAGTCAGGTGCTCTCAAGATCCACCGCCGAATCCACACGGGGGAGAGACCCTACACTTGTGCCTACTGCGGGAGAGGTTTTCCCCACCTGGCTGGAGTAAGAGCACACCAGCGCACCCACACGGGGGAGAAGCCCTACCGCTGCTCGCAGTgtggcaagtgttttacccagtCAGGGGCTCTGAAGATCCACATGCGCATCCACACAGGCGAGCGGCCATTTGTGTGCAGTCTTTGCGGGAAGGGCTTCTCCAACCGCTCTGGAATCCGCTTCCACCATCGCACCGTCCATGGCATCATCCCCGATCCCAGCCTGGGCGGTGGGTCTGCTGGCCGTCCGAGTCTCAGCCTGACCTCTTCATCTCTAGCTGGACACGCGAGTGCCAGTCCCACAGGAAGCCTCAGCTCAAACACCTGCAGCAGCCCCAGCAGGGAGCCCCAGGACCTCAGCAGCACCTCTGTCTCAGTGGTGTCCTCACAGTCAAGTTTGCGTGTAGAACCCGACAGCGGCCAGTCTACTGGCAAATCCCTTAGGGAAAAGGGGAGCCACAGCAAGAAGCAGCAGGGGGGTCGAGAGGGGAAGGCCTTGCCATATGCCTGCGAGGACTGTGGTCTTCGGTTTCCAGATGCACCTTCCAGGAACAAACACCAGGCTTTGGAACATTACTCCACCGACAACAGGGAGCAGGAAGATACTAGTTTGCAGGCTAAGGAGAAAGGAACTGAACAAGCATAG